AGCCAGTTGGAGGCCATCTTCGCCGAGCACCCCCGCTGGCGGGTGCTCTCCTCGCCCGCGAGCATCGCGGAGCTCTTCGACAAGCGCCTCACCTCGCGAAAGTACGCGGCGCGGGGCATCCCGGTGCCGCCGTCGCTGGAGGGCATCACGGACGTGGAGTCGCTGCGGACGCGGATGCGGGAGGAGGGCTGGCGCGAGGCGTTCGTGAAGCTCTCGTGCGGCTCCTCGGCGTCGTGCCTGGGCATCTTCCGGTTGGGCCGCTCGGACGAGTCCCTGTTCACCACCCTCGAGCAGACGGACACCGGCTGGTACAACTCACTCAAGGTGCGCCGCCTCCGCGAGCCCCGGCGGGTGGAGGCGGCCCTGGAGTTCCTCCTGCGCGAGGGTTCGCAGGTGGAGCGGGCCCTGCCCAAGGCACGGCTGCGCGGGGAGTTCTTCGACTGCCGGGTGCTGATGGTGCGGGGCGAGCCGGCCTTCACCGTCATCCGTCAGAGCCGCCACCCCATCACCAACCTGCACCTGGGGGGCAAGCGCGGCGACATGGACGCCTTCCTCGCGGCGGTGCCTCCGCGCGAGCTGGAGGCGGCGATGGAGACGTGCCGCCAGGTGGCGCGAGCCCATGATTGCCTGCACGTGGGGATCGATCTCATGTACGAGGCGTACTTCC
Above is a window of Cystobacter fuscus DNA encoding:
- a CDS encoding STM4014 family protein yields the protein MGAPPFLLIGNPENRRVTLFQAALAARGLPPAHVVPWRELLREPAVLADLPDTERLVRIDAAGESFEVEKALLKRGHEDARALGCAVLTPEQIDALPEDRGRILCPRQYHLGFLRTLSQLEAIFAEHPRWRVLSSPASIAELFDKRLTSRKYAARGIPVPPSLEGITDVESLRTRMREEGWREAFVKLSCGSSASCLGIFRLGRSDESLFTTLEQTDTGWYNSLKVRRLREPRRVEAALEFLLREGSQVERALPKARLRGEFFDCRVLMVRGEPAFTVIRQSRHPITNLHLGGKRGDMDAFLAAVPPRELEAAMETCRQVARAHDCLHVGIDLMYEAYFQGHAVLEANAFGDLLPNLRRDGLSVYEWEIREALR